A genome region from Arachis duranensis cultivar V14167 chromosome 8, aradu.V14167.gnm2.J7QH, whole genome shotgun sequence includes the following:
- the LOC107463363 gene encoding uncharacterized protein LOC107463363, protein MEWKLKFPNAVVHRLTESGSDHAPLLMETEPQSWHSKRRFKYQERWCGEEDVKRIVSEVWRMEVVGSVMFSLAQKLKVSRHRLVQWQKTHKANSRKEIEDIQAKLEELRVAGINGGEEVTSLEKKLELAYLKEESYWREKSRVKWLKEGDLNTRFFH, encoded by the coding sequence ATGGAATGGAAGTTGAAGTTTCCGAATGCAGTGGTGCACAGGCTCACAGAGTCAGGCTCGGATCATGCTCCACTTTTGATGGAAACCGAACCTCAATCCTGGCATAGTAAAAGGCGGTTTAAATACCAGGAACGTTGGTGTGGAGAAGAGGATGTCAAGAGAATTGTCAGTGAAGTGTGGAGAATGGAAGTTGTAGGCTCAGTTATGTTCTCCTTGGCCCAAAAGTTGAAAGTTTCTAGACATAGACTAGTTCAATGGCAGAAAACTCACAAAGCAAACTCTCGAAAAGAAATTGAGGACATTCAAGCTAAACTAGAGGAGTTGCGGGTGGCTGGAATCAATGGGGGAGAGGAGGTTACCAGTTTGGAGAAGAAGTTGGAGCTGGCATATTTGAAAGAAGAGAGCTATTGGCGAGAAAAATCTAGAGTCAAGTGGCTAAAAGAAGGAGATCTGAACACTAGATTCTTTCACTAG
- the LOC107463396 gene encoding uncharacterized protein LOC107463396 isoform X1, translated as MGEHETWAQPQSGLLPNGLLPHEAASVLQTLDSERWLKAEERTAELIACIQPNPPSEERRNAVADYVQRLIMKCFPCQVFTFGSVPLKTYLPDGDIDLTAFSKNQNLKDNWAHQVRDMLENEEKNENAEFHVKEVQYIQAEVKIIKCLVENIVVDISFNQLGGLCTLCFLEEVDNLINQNHLFKRSIILIKAWCYYESRILGAHHGLISTYALETLVLYIFHVFNNNFAGPLEVLYRFLEFFSKFDWDNFCISLWGPVPISSLPDVTAEPPRKDGGDLLLSKLFLDACSSVYAVFPSGQENQGQSFALKYFNVIDPLRVNNNLGRSVSKGNFYRIRSAFTFGAKRLARLLECPEEELVFEVNQFFLNTWDRHGSGQRPDAPSNDLWRLRLSSPDQSQRSENVQHNIHKIDITSNHEFHIEGDHVSRSGLSQHSNLSSENSYKGSEVSTVSHTQSQKSYGSQNNSRTSDQSRRETNSNHAAHVDKVQRNVKVDNLPTDVQGRFLFARTRSSPELTDSYGEVSSQGRRSRAAESSKLPNSFAKLEVSQRKNVVEPEIVPSYGVRIDDSSARHMPSRQIHDSSAESNSGSNSYHDESGSVIVSEEFASIAGTAGMQMMHQEEQDLLNMMASPTAQGFSSQGHVPVNIAPGHIPFPFPPSILTSMGYAHRNMGNIPFIEPSWGTNMQFPQGLVPSPLTPYFPSLGFASNPQDLVESGNENFSPVGEADNDFWHEQERGSGSGVEVDNGNFEMLPDDKQQSTSGSYNFGPSSRAAGSSSSTRNSQKFTIENRGPTREEHIENFLYQDGRRNEVYFDDRMPNSQLSSGPPSSSFRSSKTSSESSWEGSSAKSSKPTREKRGRKSTPLGQYGGVYGKGKNATEVSTNRLDDENREWTHLSTMPSDMSERSTGPPAATSLHVPRHQVSGFEAQASGPDSPVPMAPMILGSGSRQRAADNSGLLPIAFYPTGPPVPFVTMLPIYNFHTESSETATSNFTAEEGTDTNDSNQNFDSSEGYDQPEVSSPSNSMPRVVTEPSEYKPDILNSDFVSHWQNLQYGRFCQNTRHPPSMVYPSPVMVPPVYLQGRYPWDGPGRPVAANANIFSQLMNMNYGPRLVPVAPVQSVSNRPANVYQRFVDDIPRYRSGTGTYLPNPKVSVRERHSTNTRRGNYNYDRNDHHGDREGNWVNSKLRGTGRGHNRNQSEKTGPKPERLSTSESRSERSWGASHRHDSFISHQNGPVHANSSQNSAANVAYGMYPIPGMNPGGISSNGPTMPSVVMFYPYDHNAGYGSPAEQLEFGSLGPMGFPGVNEVPQPNEASRSGGVFEEQRFHGGSAQRSSPDQPSSPHVSRGP; from the exons ATGGGAGAACATGAGACATGGGCACAGCCACAAAGTGGGCTATTGCCAAATGGCTTATTGCCCCATGAGGCCGCATCGGTGTTACAGACACTTGATTCTGAGAGGTGGTTGAAGGCTGAGGAGAGGACTGCAGAGCTTATTGCCTGCATTCAGCCTAATCCACCCTCCGAGGAGCGAAGAAATGCCGTCGCAGACTATGTACAGCGCTTGATCATGAAATGCTTCCCTTGCCAG GTATTCACCTTTGGATCGGTACCGCTCAAAACTTATTTGCCTGATGGAGATATTGACTTAACAGCATTCAGTAAGAATCAAAATCTGAAGGACAATTGGGCACATCAGGTCCGTGACATGCTTGAGAATGAGGAGAAGAATGAGAATGCAGAGTTTCATGTCAAGGAGGTTCAGTACATTCAGGCTGAA GTGAAGATTATAAAGTGTCTTGTTGAGAATATTGTAGTAGACATTTCATTTAACCAGCTTGGAGGGTTGTGTACCCTTTGTTTTCTTGAGGAG GTTGATAATCTGATCAACCAAAATCATTTATTCAAGCGTAGCATTATACTTATAAAAGCTTGGTGTTACTATGAGAGTCGTATACTTGGTGCCCACCATGGACTTATCTCAACTTATGCGTTAGAAACCTTGGTTCTTTACATATTCCACGTTTTCAACAATAACTTTGCTGGACCACTTGAG GTGTTGTATCGATTTCTGGAgttttttagtaagtttgactGGGACAATTTCTGCATAAGTCTTTGGGGTCCAGTTCCCATTAGTTCACTCCCAGATGTAACAG CTGAACCTCCTCGAAAAGATGGTGGAGATTTACTGCTCAGTAAGCTATTTCTTGATGCCTGTAGCTCAGTGTATGCTGTTTTTCCCAGTGGCCAAGAAAATCAGGGTCAATCCTTTGCTTTGAAGTATTTCAATGTTATCGATCCTTTGCGTGTCAACAATAACCTTGGCCGTAGTGTCAGCAAAG GTAATTTCTATAGGATACGCAGTGCCTTTACTTTCGGGGCTAAAAGGCTGGCTAGATTACTTGAATGTCCAGAGGAGGAATTGGTTTTTGAAGTCAATCAGTTCTTTCTGAACACTTGGGATAGACATGGAAGTGGGCAACGACCTGATGCTCCAAGCAATGACTTGTGGCGATTGAGGCTATCCAGTCCCGACCAATCACAGAGATCTGAGAATGTCCAGCACAATATCCACAAAATTGATATTACCTCGAATCATGAATTCCATATAGAAGGAGATCATGTTTCACGTAGTGGGCTGTCTCAGCATAGTAATTTATCCTCTGAAAACTCGTATAAAGGTAGTGAAGTTTCTACAGTGTCACATACTCAGAGTCAAAAAAGTTATGGAAGCCAAAATAATTCAAGGACCTCTGATCAAAGCAGAAGAGAAACTAATTCTAATCATGCTGCTCATGTTGATAAGGTCCAGAGGAACGTTAAGGTCGATAATCTTCCAACTGATGTTCAAGGGAGGTTTCTTTTTGCCAGAACACGTTCTAGCCCTGAGCTAACTGACTCATATGGTGAAGTTTCTTCCCAAGGGAGACGTTCAAGAGCTGCAGAAAGTAGTAAACTCCCAAATTCCTTTGCGAAATTGGAGGTTAGTCAGAGGAAGAATGTTGTTGAGCCTGAGATTGTTCCAAGTTATGGTGTTAGAATAGATGATTCATCAGCTAGGCACATGCCATCTCGCCAAATTCATGATAGTTCTGCTGAGTCTAACAGTGGTTCAAATAGTTATCATGATGAATCCGGCTCGGTGATTGTGAGCGAAGAGTTTGCATCTATTGCAGGAACAGCTGGAATGCAGATGATGCATCAGGAGGAGCAAGACCTTCTGAATATGATGGCATCTCCGACAGCCCAAGGTTTCAGTAGTCAGGGTCATGTTCCGGTGAACATTGCTCCAGGTCACATACCATTTCCATTTCCACCATCCATTCTCACATCAATGGGATATGCTCATAGAAACATGGGTAATATTCCTTTCATTGAGCCTTCTTGGGGCACTAACATGCAATTTCCTCAAGGTTTAGTCCCTTCACCATTGACACCATATTTTCCTAGCTTAGGATTTGCATCAAATCCTCAAGATTTAGTTGAATCTGGGAATGAGAATTTCAGTCCTGTTGGAGAAGCCGATAATGATTTCTGGCATGAGCAGGAAAGGGGTTCTGGAAGTGGGGTTGAAGTTGATAATGGAAACTTTGAAATGCTTCCAGATGATAAGCAACAGTCAACTTCGGGTAGTTATAACTTTGGCCCGTCATCTCGGGCAGCCGGCTCTAGTAGTTCAACTAGAAACTCACAGAAGTTTACTATAGAAAATCGAGGCCCAACAAGAGAAGAGCATATAGAAAATTTTCTGTATCAAGATGGCAGGAGAAATGAGGTTTATTTTGATGATAGAATGCCAAATTCTCAGTTGTCCAGCGGACCACCTTCAAGCTCCTTCAGGAGCAGTAAAACTTCTTCTGAAAGCTCTTGGGAAGGATCATCGGCCAAATCCTCGAAGCCAACGAGGGAGAAAAGGGGAAGGAAAAGCACTCCCTTGGGGCAATATGGTGGTGTTTATGGTAAGGGTAAGAACGCCACAGAGGTTTCAACGAATAGATTAGATGATGAAAACAGGGAATGGACACATTTGTCAACTATGCCATCGGACATGTCCGAAAGAAGCACTGGCCCTCCAGCTGCTACTTCCTTGCATGTTCCAAGGCATCAAGTATCTGGTTTTGAAGCCCAAGCAAGTGGACCAGATTCTCCAGTACCCATGGCCCCCATGATCTTAGGTTCTGGTTCTCGCCAAAGAGCAGCTGATAATTCTGGCCTTCTTCCGATTGCCTTCTATCCTACAGGGCCACCTGTACCATTTGTTACAATGCTTCctatatataattttcataCAGAGTCATCGGAAACTGCAACAAGCAACTTCACTGCAGAAGAAGGAACAGATACCAATGACTCTAATCAGAATTTTGATTCATCCGAGGGATATGATCAACCTGAGGTTTCAAGCCCTTCCAATTCTATGCCAAGGGTGGTGACTGAGCCATCGGAATACAAGCCTGATATTCTGAACAGTGACTTCGTTAGCCATTGGCAAAATTTGCAATATGGACGATTTTGTCAAAACACACGTCATCCTCCTTCAATGGTGTATCCTTCACCAGTTATGGTACCTCCCGTTTATTTGCAGGGTCGTTATCCTTGGGATGGTCCTGGTAGACCTGTTGCGGCTAATGCCAATATTTTCAGCCAGCTTATGAATATGAACTATGGGCCACGTCTAGTTCCTGTTGCTCCCGTCCAGTCTGTTTCTAATAGACCTGCCAACGTTTACCAGCGTTTTGTGGATGATATTCCCCGGTATCGAAGTGGGACTGGAACCTACCTGCCAAATCCG AAGGTCTCTGTTCGCGAGCGACATTCCACAAATACCAGACGGGGAAATTACAACTATGACAGAAATGACCATCATGGCGACAGAGAAGGGAATTGGGTGAACTCAAAGTTGCGAGGAACTGGACGTGGCCACAATCGCAACCAAAGTGAGAAAACCGGCCCAAAGCCAGAGAGGTTGTCGACAAGTGAGAGCCGCTCTGAGAGATCGTGGGGAGCTTCGCATAGACATGACTCCTTCATTTCTCACCAGAACGGTCCGGTCCACGCAAACTCTTCACAGAACAGTGCTGCCAATGTAGCTTATGGAATGTACCCTATACCTGGCATGAATCCCGGTGGGATATCATCGAATGGACCAACAATGCCTTCTGTTGTAATGTTTTATCCTTATGATCATAATGCAGGCTACGGTTCCCCGGCAGAACAGCTTGAATTTGGGTCTCTGGGGCCAATGGGTTTCCCTGGTGTCAACGAAGTACCACAGCCGAATGAGGCAAGTCGATCTGGTGGAGTGTTTGAAGAGCAAAGGTTTCATGGTGGCTCTGCACAACGATCCTCTCCGGATCAGCCCTCTTCACCCCATGTCTCGAG AGGGCCTTGA
- the LOC107463396 gene encoding uncharacterized protein LOC107463396 isoform X2 encodes MGEHETWAQPQSGLLPNGLLPHEAASVLQTLDSERWLKAEERTAELIACIQPNPPSEERRNAVADYVQRLIMKCFPCQVFTFGSVPLKTYLPDGDIDLTAFSKNQNLKDNWAHQVRDMLENEEKNENAEFHVKEVQYIQAEVKIIKCLVENIVVDISFNQLGGLCTLCFLEEVDNLINQNHLFKRSIILIKAWCYYESRILGAHHGLISTYALETLVLYIFHVFNNNFAGPLEVLYRFLEFFSKFDWDNFCISLWGPVPISSLPDVTAEPPRKDGGDLLLSKLFLDACSSVYAVFPSGQENQGQSFALKYFNVIDPLRVNNNLGRSVSKGNFYRIRSAFTFGAKRLARLLECPEEELVFEVNQFFLNTWDRHGSGQRPDAPSNDLWRLRLSSPDQSQRSENVQHNIHKIDITSNHEFHIEGDHVSRSGLSQHSNLSSENSYKGSEVSTVSHTQSQKSYGSQNNSRTSDQSRRETNSNHAAHVDKVQRNVKVDNLPTDVQGRFLFARTRSSPELTDSYGEVSSQGRRSRAAESSKLPNSFAKLEVSQRKNVVEPEIVPSYGVRIDDSSARHMPSRQIHDSSAESNSGSNSYHDESGSVIVSEEFASIAGTAGMQMMHQEEQDLLNMMASPTAQGFSSQGHVPVNIAPGHIPFPFPPSILTSMGYAHRNMGNIPFIEPSWGTNMQFPQGLVPSPLTPYFPSLGFASNPQDLVESGNENFSPVGEADNDFWHEQERGSGSGVEVDNGNFEMLPDDKQQSTSGSYNFGPSSRAAGSSSSTRNSQKFTIENRGPTREEHIENFLYQDGRRNEVYFDDRMPNSQLSSGPPSSSFRSSKTSSESSWEGSSAKSSKPTREKRGRKSTPLGQYGGVYGKGKNATEVSTNRLDDENREWTHLSTMPSDMSERSTGPPAATSLHVPRHQVSGFEAQASGPDSPVPMAPMILGSGSRQRAADNSGLLPIAFYPTGPPVPFVTMLPIYNFHTESSETATSNFTAEEGTDTNDSNQNFDSSEGYDQPEVSSPSNSMPRVVTEPSEYKPDILNSDFVSHWQNLQYGRFCQNTRHPPSMVYPSPVMVPPVYLQGRYPWDGPGRPVAANANIFSQLMNMNYGPRLVPVAPVQSVSNRPANVYQRFVDDIPRYRSGTGTYLPNPVSVRERHSTNTRRGNYNYDRNDHHGDREGNWVNSKLRGTGRGHNRNQSEKTGPKPERLSTSESRSERSWGASHRHDSFISHQNGPVHANSSQNSAANVAYGMYPIPGMNPGGISSNGPTMPSVVMFYPYDHNAGYGSPAEQLEFGSLGPMGFPGVNEVPQPNEASRSGGVFEEQRFHGGSAQRSSPDQPSSPHVSRGP; translated from the exons ATGGGAGAACATGAGACATGGGCACAGCCACAAAGTGGGCTATTGCCAAATGGCTTATTGCCCCATGAGGCCGCATCGGTGTTACAGACACTTGATTCTGAGAGGTGGTTGAAGGCTGAGGAGAGGACTGCAGAGCTTATTGCCTGCATTCAGCCTAATCCACCCTCCGAGGAGCGAAGAAATGCCGTCGCAGACTATGTACAGCGCTTGATCATGAAATGCTTCCCTTGCCAG GTATTCACCTTTGGATCGGTACCGCTCAAAACTTATTTGCCTGATGGAGATATTGACTTAACAGCATTCAGTAAGAATCAAAATCTGAAGGACAATTGGGCACATCAGGTCCGTGACATGCTTGAGAATGAGGAGAAGAATGAGAATGCAGAGTTTCATGTCAAGGAGGTTCAGTACATTCAGGCTGAA GTGAAGATTATAAAGTGTCTTGTTGAGAATATTGTAGTAGACATTTCATTTAACCAGCTTGGAGGGTTGTGTACCCTTTGTTTTCTTGAGGAG GTTGATAATCTGATCAACCAAAATCATTTATTCAAGCGTAGCATTATACTTATAAAAGCTTGGTGTTACTATGAGAGTCGTATACTTGGTGCCCACCATGGACTTATCTCAACTTATGCGTTAGAAACCTTGGTTCTTTACATATTCCACGTTTTCAACAATAACTTTGCTGGACCACTTGAG GTGTTGTATCGATTTCTGGAgttttttagtaagtttgactGGGACAATTTCTGCATAAGTCTTTGGGGTCCAGTTCCCATTAGTTCACTCCCAGATGTAACAG CTGAACCTCCTCGAAAAGATGGTGGAGATTTACTGCTCAGTAAGCTATTTCTTGATGCCTGTAGCTCAGTGTATGCTGTTTTTCCCAGTGGCCAAGAAAATCAGGGTCAATCCTTTGCTTTGAAGTATTTCAATGTTATCGATCCTTTGCGTGTCAACAATAACCTTGGCCGTAGTGTCAGCAAAG GTAATTTCTATAGGATACGCAGTGCCTTTACTTTCGGGGCTAAAAGGCTGGCTAGATTACTTGAATGTCCAGAGGAGGAATTGGTTTTTGAAGTCAATCAGTTCTTTCTGAACACTTGGGATAGACATGGAAGTGGGCAACGACCTGATGCTCCAAGCAATGACTTGTGGCGATTGAGGCTATCCAGTCCCGACCAATCACAGAGATCTGAGAATGTCCAGCACAATATCCACAAAATTGATATTACCTCGAATCATGAATTCCATATAGAAGGAGATCATGTTTCACGTAGTGGGCTGTCTCAGCATAGTAATTTATCCTCTGAAAACTCGTATAAAGGTAGTGAAGTTTCTACAGTGTCACATACTCAGAGTCAAAAAAGTTATGGAAGCCAAAATAATTCAAGGACCTCTGATCAAAGCAGAAGAGAAACTAATTCTAATCATGCTGCTCATGTTGATAAGGTCCAGAGGAACGTTAAGGTCGATAATCTTCCAACTGATGTTCAAGGGAGGTTTCTTTTTGCCAGAACACGTTCTAGCCCTGAGCTAACTGACTCATATGGTGAAGTTTCTTCCCAAGGGAGACGTTCAAGAGCTGCAGAAAGTAGTAAACTCCCAAATTCCTTTGCGAAATTGGAGGTTAGTCAGAGGAAGAATGTTGTTGAGCCTGAGATTGTTCCAAGTTATGGTGTTAGAATAGATGATTCATCAGCTAGGCACATGCCATCTCGCCAAATTCATGATAGTTCTGCTGAGTCTAACAGTGGTTCAAATAGTTATCATGATGAATCCGGCTCGGTGATTGTGAGCGAAGAGTTTGCATCTATTGCAGGAACAGCTGGAATGCAGATGATGCATCAGGAGGAGCAAGACCTTCTGAATATGATGGCATCTCCGACAGCCCAAGGTTTCAGTAGTCAGGGTCATGTTCCGGTGAACATTGCTCCAGGTCACATACCATTTCCATTTCCACCATCCATTCTCACATCAATGGGATATGCTCATAGAAACATGGGTAATATTCCTTTCATTGAGCCTTCTTGGGGCACTAACATGCAATTTCCTCAAGGTTTAGTCCCTTCACCATTGACACCATATTTTCCTAGCTTAGGATTTGCATCAAATCCTCAAGATTTAGTTGAATCTGGGAATGAGAATTTCAGTCCTGTTGGAGAAGCCGATAATGATTTCTGGCATGAGCAGGAAAGGGGTTCTGGAAGTGGGGTTGAAGTTGATAATGGAAACTTTGAAATGCTTCCAGATGATAAGCAACAGTCAACTTCGGGTAGTTATAACTTTGGCCCGTCATCTCGGGCAGCCGGCTCTAGTAGTTCAACTAGAAACTCACAGAAGTTTACTATAGAAAATCGAGGCCCAACAAGAGAAGAGCATATAGAAAATTTTCTGTATCAAGATGGCAGGAGAAATGAGGTTTATTTTGATGATAGAATGCCAAATTCTCAGTTGTCCAGCGGACCACCTTCAAGCTCCTTCAGGAGCAGTAAAACTTCTTCTGAAAGCTCTTGGGAAGGATCATCGGCCAAATCCTCGAAGCCAACGAGGGAGAAAAGGGGAAGGAAAAGCACTCCCTTGGGGCAATATGGTGGTGTTTATGGTAAGGGTAAGAACGCCACAGAGGTTTCAACGAATAGATTAGATGATGAAAACAGGGAATGGACACATTTGTCAACTATGCCATCGGACATGTCCGAAAGAAGCACTGGCCCTCCAGCTGCTACTTCCTTGCATGTTCCAAGGCATCAAGTATCTGGTTTTGAAGCCCAAGCAAGTGGACCAGATTCTCCAGTACCCATGGCCCCCATGATCTTAGGTTCTGGTTCTCGCCAAAGAGCAGCTGATAATTCTGGCCTTCTTCCGATTGCCTTCTATCCTACAGGGCCACCTGTACCATTTGTTACAATGCTTCctatatataattttcataCAGAGTCATCGGAAACTGCAACAAGCAACTTCACTGCAGAAGAAGGAACAGATACCAATGACTCTAATCAGAATTTTGATTCATCCGAGGGATATGATCAACCTGAGGTTTCAAGCCCTTCCAATTCTATGCCAAGGGTGGTGACTGAGCCATCGGAATACAAGCCTGATATTCTGAACAGTGACTTCGTTAGCCATTGGCAAAATTTGCAATATGGACGATTTTGTCAAAACACACGTCATCCTCCTTCAATGGTGTATCCTTCACCAGTTATGGTACCTCCCGTTTATTTGCAGGGTCGTTATCCTTGGGATGGTCCTGGTAGACCTGTTGCGGCTAATGCCAATATTTTCAGCCAGCTTATGAATATGAACTATGGGCCACGTCTAGTTCCTGTTGCTCCCGTCCAGTCTGTTTCTAATAGACCTGCCAACGTTTACCAGCGTTTTGTGGATGATATTCCCCGGTATCGAAGTGGGACTGGAACCTACCTGCCAAATCCG GTCTCTGTTCGCGAGCGACATTCCACAAATACCAGACGGGGAAATTACAACTATGACAGAAATGACCATCATGGCGACAGAGAAGGGAATTGGGTGAACTCAAAGTTGCGAGGAACTGGACGTGGCCACAATCGCAACCAAAGTGAGAAAACCGGCCCAAAGCCAGAGAGGTTGTCGACAAGTGAGAGCCGCTCTGAGAGATCGTGGGGAGCTTCGCATAGACATGACTCCTTCATTTCTCACCAGAACGGTCCGGTCCACGCAAACTCTTCACAGAACAGTGCTGCCAATGTAGCTTATGGAATGTACCCTATACCTGGCATGAATCCCGGTGGGATATCATCGAATGGACCAACAATGCCTTCTGTTGTAATGTTTTATCCTTATGATCATAATGCAGGCTACGGTTCCCCGGCAGAACAGCTTGAATTTGGGTCTCTGGGGCCAATGGGTTTCCCTGGTGTCAACGAAGTACCACAGCCGAATGAGGCAAGTCGATCTGGTGGAGTGTTTGAAGAGCAAAGGTTTCATGGTGGCTCTGCACAACGATCCTCTCCGGATCAGCCCTCTTCACCCCATGTCTCGAG AGGGCCTTGA
- the LOC107463362 gene encoding uncharacterized protein LOC107463362 produces the protein MAETTRDEDRTEEDNQKGGRNVILLKEADISEGINACSNSLYGRLFASKTFSIGTMGNALKAIWENPEGFSVSDKGDNSFQFFFNKEVDVLRVERGSPWLFKDYLLHVKRWKEDQNCDEEIISNFSVWVQFWGLSESFKTLEV, from the coding sequence ATGGCTGAGACAACAAGGGATGAAGATCGGACCGAGGAAGACAACCAGAAAGGAGGTAGGAATGTGATTCTACTGAAAGAGGCAGACATATCAGAAGGTATTAACGCTTGCTCCAATAGTCTCTATGGCAGACTCTTTGCTTCCAAAACCTTCTCAATTGGAACCATGGGGAATGCTTTAAAGGCTATATGGGAAAACCCGGAAGGATTTAGCGTGAGTGATAAAGGGGATAATTCCTTccaattcttttttaataaagaagTGGATGTCTTGCGTGTTGAACGTGGTTCTCCATGGCTATTCAAAGATTATTTGCTCCATGTCAAGAGATGGAAGGAAGATCAGAACTGTGATGAAGAGATTATTTCCAATTTTTCAGTTTGGGTTCAATTTTGGGGTTTGTCAGAATCGTTTAAAACCCTCGAAGTTTGA